A window from Alkalicoccobacillus plakortidis encodes these proteins:
- the gpGT gene encoding phage tail assembly chaperone GT, which translates to MKDGKDINETLAMPYEFVVQILKERNKPKEEKSLIAAFSGGS; encoded by the coding sequence ATGAAGGACGGCAAGGACATTAACGAAACACTTGCCATGCCTTATGAATTTGTCGTGCAAATCTTGAAAGAACGAAATAAACCCAAAGAAGAAAAATCCCTTATTGCTGCCTTTAGTGGTGGTAGTTAA
- the gpG gene encoding phage tail assembly chaperone G yields MANLKRHTIELITEVKDDGDIVSMTYITTPFIRTDVTYEAMDIAEKMEEQGKDQKEDDDKKPLTNRELFDLLVDFTVKLYNKQFTKKDLLAGLHGPDALKTLQEHVAFVMTGTQSEQNTEMTKKFLERKG; encoded by the coding sequence ATGGCGAATTTAAAGAGACATACAATCGAACTTATTACAGAGGTAAAGGACGACGGCGACATCGTATCCATGACCTATATTACAACTCCATTTATCCGTACAGATGTTACTTATGAAGCGATGGACATTGCTGAAAAAATGGAGGAACAAGGGAAAGATCAAAAAGAAGATGATGATAAAAAGCCTCTTACTAACCGTGAGTTATTTGATTTGCTTGTTGATTTCACTGTGAAACTTTACAACAAGCAATTTACTAAGAAGGATCTCCTTGCTGGCTTACATGGTCCAGATGCCTTAAAAACGTTACAGGAACACGTTGCCTTTGTGATGACGGGTACTCAATCTGAACAAAATACCGAAATGACAAAAAAGTTCCTGGAGAGGAAAGGTTAA
- a CDS encoding head fiber protein, translating to MKVLVNSDILANRLLSLESEEGAAPTIAHTEAGGTPDFHSTRAIEADSVVDVNFSGKSTWRIEAGEAIVAGVRVQAGEDGVLINAVESDIGYVTATVEEGEIATLVRTAGSIGGGEGEPGPQGEQGPQGPRGTKGDKGDKGDPGESQFTADEVTALKALIQE from the coding sequence ATGAAGGTACTCGTAAATAGTGATATCTTAGCCAATCGCCTGTTATCTCTTGAAAGCGAAGAAGGGGCGGCACCTACAATCGCTCACACTGAAGCTGGTGGTACTCCTGATTTCCATTCGACACGAGCGATTGAAGCTGATTCCGTTGTTGATGTGAATTTTTCCGGTAAGTCTACATGGCGCATCGAAGCTGGAGAAGCAATTGTTGCAGGTGTAAGAGTCCAAGCGGGTGAGGATGGCGTTTTAATCAATGCTGTGGAATCTGATATTGGATATGTTACAGCTACTGTGGAAGAAGGAGAGATTGCCACTTTAGTGCGAACTGCCGGATCTATCGGCGGTGGCGAAGGTGAACCTGGACCACAAGGAGAGCAAGGTCCCCAAGGTCCTCGCGGTACCAAGGGAGATAAAGGGGATAAGGGTGATCCCGGTGAAAGTCAGTTCACCGCAGATGAAGTTACAGCATTAAAAGCATTGATTCAAGAGTGA
- a CDS encoding major tail protein produces MPEEQKNYTASTGVDEFYYGVLADSGTAIMLAGEDIEKVEFPQTIGIEMPQEIVKAYGGNKIAEMAVSAGDTTVTSAFHKIPTEDKKKLLGLEAKNGITAMGAEDNPPYVAVIFAKTYQSGRKEWVACLKGIFTRPNINAQTKGESVEFNPEEINAQFMDRELEGFDKLKSVATAEDAAGETKNRDALFMATFGKPFPGTTPPAGGVEG; encoded by the coding sequence GTGCCAGAAGAACAAAAGAATTATACAGCATCCACAGGAGTGGACGAGTTTTATTATGGAGTATTAGCAGATTCAGGAACAGCTATTATGCTAGCTGGTGAAGACATTGAGAAAGTAGAATTTCCTCAGACAATTGGGATTGAAATGCCGCAAGAAATTGTTAAGGCTTACGGTGGGAATAAGATTGCTGAAATGGCTGTATCTGCTGGAGACACAACTGTCACTTCTGCATTTCACAAAATCCCAACTGAGGATAAAAAGAAGCTGCTAGGTCTTGAAGCGAAGAACGGCATCACAGCGATGGGAGCTGAAGACAATCCTCCATATGTTGCTGTTATTTTTGCAAAGACATATCAGAGTGGGAGAAAAGAATGGGTTGCTTGCCTAAAGGGAATTTTCACTCGACCTAACATCAATGCTCAAACAAAAGGCGAAAGTGTTGAGTTTAATCCTGAGGAAATCAACGCACAGTTCATGGATCGCGAGCTAGAAGGATTTGATAAATTGAAATCTGTAGCAACCGCAGAGGATGCAGCTGGCGAAACAAAAAATCGTGATGCTTTGTTTATGGCAACGTTCGGCAAACCATTCCCTGGGACTACTCCACCAGCAGGAGGCGTTGAAGGATGA
- a CDS encoding phage head closure protein, which produces MRKFEYKPPRVHNGDLRTPVIFFEYQPNQGPLPGESVKRTLFNCWAKVDQVWLKDLEQAKANNTLSDITITIRDPQFEYKPSNLHYLEVDALDYQGYHYNIKKVQPNLQDRRFIDIVAGLVK; this is translated from the coding sequence ATGAGGAAGTTTGAATATAAACCTCCACGTGTCCATAATGGCGATCTAAGAACGCCAGTTATCTTCTTTGAATATCAACCTAATCAGGGTCCCCTTCCAGGTGAAAGCGTGAAGAGGACTCTTTTTAATTGTTGGGCAAAAGTAGATCAAGTCTGGTTGAAAGATCTAGAACAGGCTAAGGCAAACAACACTCTATCAGATATCACAATCACGATCCGCGATCCTCAGTTTGAGTACAAGCCTTCCAATTTGCATTACTTGGAGGTGGATGCTTTGGACTATCAAGGGTACCACTACAACATCAAAAAGGTGCAGCCTAATTTACAAGACAGACGTTTTATTGACATTGTCGCGGGGCTTGTTAAATGA
- a CDS encoding phage gp6-like head-tail connector protein, which translates to MGTSSITPAIVDEFKERMRLSHSSEDSNIKRLLSFSYNRIKSSCGDFDIEESETGKELVFERTRYSYNDAVEFFEDNFIAELNSFALSLLPDEIGEPNEEV; encoded by the coding sequence ATGGGGACATCATCAATCACGCCTGCCATTGTGGACGAATTTAAAGAACGCATGCGCTTATCTCATAGTTCTGAGGACAGTAATATAAAACGATTACTGTCTTTTTCTTATAATAGAATAAAAAGCTCTTGTGGGGATTTCGACATTGAGGAAAGCGAAACAGGAAAGGAATTAGTCTTTGAAAGAACGAGGTATTCGTATAACGATGCTGTTGAATTCTTTGAGGATAATTTCATTGCTGAGCTTAATTCTTTTGCGCTTTCTTTACTTCCAGATGAAATAGGTGAGCCTAATGAGGAAGTTTGA
- a CDS encoding phage major capsid protein — protein MTIKLNGTKMENFEAKKKEYMNVMKDEKSTPEQLEAAFTDMFSALQDDLSEKISNEARNNAHDAQVLSARGQNVLTSVEKKFFNEAIEFGGFDEDSILPITTQERIFEDLIEAHPLLDAIGIRDLGAVTRWIKSDPTKAYAWGQLFGEIKGQVSAAFTEEQIGQLKLTAFAVIPKDMLDLGPEYVERYVRVLLVESYSVGLEYGYVNGKGPSQNEPIGLMKDVAENGAVTDKSSIGVLTFKPSVHGEVIAGELHDVIKSLAVNAKGKSRKVLNRIVMVINPVDAISVQARNTVQTSNGQWVTALPFNIRTVESEEIPEKKALFFVSGEYLAAVAGGYKTNKFDQTLAIEDAMLYTIKQFANGKPSDNKTAELYDLDISFTTDNSVEA, from the coding sequence ATGACAATTAAGTTAAATGGCACGAAAATGGAGAACTTTGAAGCGAAGAAAAAAGAGTATATGAACGTTATGAAAGATGAAAAATCAACACCAGAACAATTGGAAGCTGCATTTACAGATATGTTCTCTGCACTACAGGATGATCTATCAGAAAAGATTAGCAATGAAGCGCGGAACAATGCTCATGATGCTCAAGTTCTTTCTGCACGAGGTCAAAACGTTTTAACTTCTGTAGAGAAGAAATTTTTCAACGAAGCAATTGAATTTGGTGGCTTTGATGAAGACTCCATTCTTCCTATCACTACACAAGAGCGTATTTTTGAGGATCTTATTGAAGCACACCCTCTACTTGATGCAATTGGAATTAGAGATCTTGGAGCGGTCACACGTTGGATTAAATCTGATCCAACTAAAGCTTATGCATGGGGTCAATTGTTCGGTGAGATTAAAGGACAAGTAAGTGCAGCATTCACTGAAGAGCAGATTGGACAATTGAAGCTTACAGCATTCGCTGTTATTCCAAAAGATATGCTTGATCTTGGTCCGGAGTATGTTGAACGTTATGTTCGGGTCTTACTTGTTGAGTCTTACTCAGTTGGATTGGAATACGGTTATGTAAATGGTAAGGGTCCATCTCAAAATGAACCAATTGGATTAATGAAAGATGTGGCAGAGAACGGTGCCGTTACAGATAAGAGTTCAATTGGTGTATTAACATTCAAACCATCAGTACACGGCGAAGTTATTGCAGGAGAACTACATGACGTAATTAAATCCTTAGCTGTAAACGCTAAAGGTAAATCTCGTAAAGTTCTAAATCGTATCGTAATGGTAATCAATCCTGTGGATGCAATTAGTGTACAAGCTCGTAACACTGTTCAGACTTCTAACGGTCAATGGGTAACAGCTCTTCCATTTAACATCAGGACTGTAGAGTCTGAAGAGATTCCAGAGAAAAAAGCCTTATTCTTTGTTTCTGGTGAATACCTTGCAGCTGTTGCCGGTGGTTACAAAACGAATAAATTCGATCAAACATTAGCGATTGAGGATGCGATGCTTTACACAATCAAGCAGTTTGCTAATGGTAAGCCAAGTGATAATAAGACTGCTGAATTGTATGATTTGGATATCAGCTTTACTACAGATAATTCAGTAGAAGCATAA
- a CDS encoding head maturation protease, ClpP-related, translating into MTASRPSEMDSALNDAAGHDITVHLNSPGGDAFMGIAIYNRLKRHNGKVTIFVDGWACSAASVIAMAADELIMGLGSMMMIHEASNIVWGSKRDMRKEADILEELEEGIIDIYETKATIDRDEIRQKVDDETWFSAKKAVELGFATNSEGSKPSDDQTGQQNSFSNEDKQGIMNELKNILKPDQEPSPTPANTAEQERGSFNFIKKWR; encoded by the coding sequence GTGACAGCTTCTCGGCCAAGCGAAATGGACAGTGCATTAAATGATGCAGCTGGACATGATATTACTGTTCACTTAAACAGCCCTGGTGGTGATGCATTTATGGGTATTGCCATTTATAATCGCCTGAAGCGTCATAATGGTAAAGTAACAATCTTTGTGGATGGTTGGGCTTGTTCTGCTGCTTCCGTTATTGCAATGGCAGCTGACGAATTGATCATGGGCCTTGGTTCTATGATGATGATTCATGAAGCTAGTAACATTGTATGGGGTTCCAAAAGAGATATGCGTAAAGAAGCAGATATTCTGGAAGAACTTGAAGAAGGTATTATTGATATCTACGAAACAAAGGCTACTATCGACCGTGATGAGATTCGACAGAAGGTTGATGACGAGACATGGTTCAGCGCAAAGAAAGCCGTAGAACTAGGATTCGCTACTAATTCAGAAGGTTCTAAGCCTTCAGATGATCAAACAGGGCAACAAAATTCATTTAGTAATGAAGATAAGCAAGGCATCATGAACGAATTGAAAAATATATTAAAGCCAGATCAAGAGCCTTCTCCTACACCTGCTAACACAGCGGAACAAGAGAGAGGCTCTTTTAATTTTATAAAAAAATGGAGGTAG
- a CDS encoding phage portal protein: MSWLDTVLRRNKELESMFDLDFTSETSHRAYLKKIALETCINFIGRSIAQSDYRIMQNGKRQIDDWHYLLNVRPNSDQNAADFWQRFTHKLIFENEVLVIKTDSDDLLIVDSFERIEYAVYPDIFTDVTIKDYTYNRSFPMDEVIHITHNNEKLTKFMNGMFDDFAELFSRKLEVSLRNNQIRGTVGISSTQSLDDKTLSRLQEFIDKLFKSFKSATIALVPKLKGFEYDEIASGEHNGQSIEELTKLKKSLTNDVANILGIPVALIHGELAEYETSIKAYVKFCIKPFNEKIEDELNAKILTKEDYLKGDRIEVYGLTERDLINNAEAVDKLVSSGTFTRNEVRVLFGKEKADDPELGQVCYNQKLSFCRFQ; encoded by the coding sequence ATGAGCTGGTTAGATACTGTGTTGAGAAGAAACAAAGAATTAGAATCAATGTTTGATTTAGATTTTACGTCTGAAACTAGTCATAGGGCGTATTTAAAAAAAATCGCTTTAGAAACATGCATTAATTTTATAGGAAGATCTATTGCACAATCTGATTATAGGATTATGCAGAACGGTAAGCGTCAAATTGATGATTGGCATTACCTTCTGAATGTCAGACCAAATTCTGATCAAAATGCTGCTGATTTTTGGCAACGATTCACCCATAAGCTGATTTTCGAAAATGAAGTATTAGTAATTAAAACTGATTCAGATGATCTATTAATAGTAGACAGTTTTGAGCGTATAGAGTATGCGGTATACCCTGATATATTCACAGATGTGACAATTAAAGATTACACCTATAATCGTTCTTTTCCAATGGATGAAGTCATTCATATCACTCATAACAATGAAAAACTCACAAAGTTTATGAATGGAATGTTTGATGATTTCGCTGAATTATTCAGCCGTAAATTAGAAGTATCATTAAGGAATAATCAGATTAGAGGAACAGTAGGTATTTCATCTACTCAATCCCTTGATGATAAAACTTTATCTAGGCTACAGGAATTTATCGATAAGCTTTTCAAGTCATTTAAAAGTGCAACAATTGCTCTTGTACCTAAGTTAAAAGGGTTTGAGTATGATGAGATTGCGAGTGGGGAGCACAATGGCCAATCTATCGAGGAACTAACTAAGCTAAAAAAATCACTAACAAATGATGTAGCAAACATTTTAGGTATACCGGTGGCATTAATCCATGGTGAATTAGCTGAGTACGAAACTAGTATCAAGGCATACGTGAAATTTTGCATTAAACCGTTCAATGAAAAGATTGAAGACGAATTGAACGCAAAGATTTTAACAAAGGAAGATTATTTGAAGGGTGATCGGATAGAAGTTTATGGTTTGACTGAACGGGACCTAATCAACAATGCGGAAGCAGTTGACAAGCTTGTTTCTTCAGGAACATTTACTAGAAATGAGGTTAGGGTCTTGTTTGGTAAAGAGAAAGCCGATGATCCAGAGCTTGGACAAGTTTGTTATAACCAAAAATTATCGTTCTGCAGATTCCAGTGA
- a CDS encoding terminase TerL endonuclease subunit, with product MLHNKYVEEYIHKWKVGKLLLNKKRIQLICLIEKEILPKDDLYYFNDEQIENYIEFSESWYFELDEWETFIAPFIFLFRKEDDEPVFDDFTINMGRGGGKNGFISTLANYFISSLHGIDYYDVSIVANSEKQAKRSFLECYRTISKNGNEDLTEEFEAYKSSITGLETQSVFEYKTSNASSQDGGREGAVIYDEYHEMESAEIVDVFSGGLGKVDCGRQFFIGTKGFIRDGYFDIKFRECEDILNGTIPFEGIFPYICELDDLEEMNDPTQWEKANPAFQQPLNKRGKRLFNTVLKEYKKIANNPSGYSAFVTKRMNFIMDNTENSVASTKELYATDRPFFELNTKPIGSLDFGSVRDFSACGLLFKKGDEFAFKTFSFAIKNFVDVHYGYSNSANDTGTGKKAPIREWERLGLMKVVDEPSLNPAHIVNWFIHAREEYGVEKIIADNYKLDILRPLLEAEGFEVEAIRRPSSIHPLLAPRVEDGFANHRFIFGDNPLMRWYTNNVYVKETQAGKQFLKKEEVKRKTDGFQAFVHALYRANELIDENIDTSFDALEALNF from the coding sequence ATGCTGCATAACAAATATGTAGAGGAATACATTCACAAGTGGAAAGTAGGCAAGCTCCTACTTAATAAAAAACGTATCCAGTTAATTTGTTTGATTGAAAAGGAAATTTTACCTAAAGACGATCTATATTATTTCAACGATGAGCAAATAGAAAATTATATAGAGTTCAGCGAAAGCTGGTACTTTGAATTAGATGAATGGGAGACTTTTATAGCCCCATTCATTTTTTTGTTTAGAAAAGAAGATGATGAACCGGTTTTCGATGATTTTACGATCAACATGGGTCGTGGGGGAGGAAAGAACGGATTCATTTCAACATTGGCTAACTATTTCATTAGCTCACTACATGGCATCGATTACTATGATGTGTCGATTGTAGCTAACTCAGAGAAGCAAGCAAAAAGGAGTTTCTTAGAGTGTTATAGGACAATTAGTAAGAACGGTAACGAAGACTTAACAGAAGAATTTGAAGCCTATAAAAGTAGTATTACAGGTTTAGAGACACAGTCTGTATTTGAATATAAGACAAGCAATGCAAGCTCACAAGATGGCGGGCGTGAAGGTGCCGTTATCTACGATGAGTATCATGAAATGGAATCAGCTGAGATTGTCGATGTTTTTTCAGGGGGTCTTGGAAAAGTTGATTGCGGCCGCCAATTTTTCATAGGAACTAAAGGTTTCATTCGTGATGGTTATTTTGATATTAAATTCCGTGAATGTGAAGACATTTTAAATGGGACGATTCCTTTTGAGGGTATTTTCCCTTATATCTGTGAGCTTGATGATCTAGAAGAAATGAATGATCCCACACAATGGGAAAAAGCTAATCCGGCGTTTCAACAGCCTTTAAATAAAAGAGGTAAACGCCTATTTAATACAGTTCTTAAGGAGTATAAAAAGATAGCCAACAACCCATCTGGTTATTCAGCGTTCGTGACAAAACGTATGAACTTCATTATGGATAATACGGAAAATTCAGTTGCTAGCACTAAAGAGTTATACGCAACGGATCGTCCTTTCTTTGAATTGAACACAAAGCCAATTGGTTCTTTAGACTTTGGTAGCGTAAGAGATTTCTCAGCTTGTGGCCTTTTATTTAAAAAGGGTGATGAGTTTGCATTCAAAACGTTTAGTTTTGCAATTAAGAATTTTGTTGATGTGCATTATGGCTACTCCAACAGCGCTAACGATACTGGCACTGGCAAGAAGGCACCAATTAGAGAGTGGGAGAGACTGGGGTTAATGAAAGTGGTCGATGAGCCATCTCTTAATCCGGCTCACATTGTTAATTGGTTTATACATGCGCGTGAAGAATACGGAGTTGAAAAAATCATTGCCGATAATTATAAATTAGATATTTTAAGACCTTTACTTGAAGCTGAAGGATTCGAGGTTGAAGCAATACGCAGACCATCAAGCATTCACCCATTACTTGCTCCTCGTGTGGAAGATGGATTTGCTAATCACCGTTTTATATTTGGTGATAATCCTTTGATGCGTTGGTATACAAACAATGTTTACGTAAAAGAAACTCAAGCCGGTAAACAGTTCTTGAAAAAAGAAGAAGTAAAAAGGAAAACAGATGGTTTCCAGGCATTCGTTCACGCTTTATATCGAGCGAATGAATTAATAGATGAAAATATTGATACATCATTTGATGCATTAGAGGCTCTTAATTTTTAG
- a CDS encoding helix-turn-helix domain-containing protein, whose product MKEKRKELKLTQVEFAKKAKVSSNYYSSIEKGTNSPSLDVLIRISTALDVSLLYLLNDRIDDMEHRVDEEVDRLQKIFNEIPRDQLNVVEGLIIQAARLRILLDDNWKDILENGEYEKFSQSNNQVPYDRKRPIVDNYDNRDKTYQSIIQQLTELLPKKKLDRKSKLLGR is encoded by the coding sequence ATGAAGGAAAAACGAAAGGAATTAAAATTAACACAGGTTGAATTTGCTAAGAAAGCTAAGGTTTCCTCAAATTACTATTCAAGTATTGAGAAGGGTACAAATTCCCCTAGCTTGGATGTGTTGATTAGAATTTCCACTGCTTTGGATGTATCTTTACTTTATCTGTTAAACGATAGAATTGACGATATGGAGCATCGAGTCGATGAAGAAGTTGATAGGTTGCAGAAAATATTTAATGAAATACCGCGGGACCAACTCAATGTTGTGGAAGGACTAATCATCCAAGCTGCACGACTGCGGATCCTACTCGACGACAACTGGAAAGACATCCTGGAGAATGGCGAGTATGAAAAGTTTTCTCAAAGTAATAACCAGGTGCCTTATGATCGTAAAAGACCAATAGTTGATAACTACGACAATCGAGATAAAACGTATCAATCAATCATTCAACAATTAACTGAACTACTACCTAAAAAGAAATTGGATCGTAAATCTAAATTACTAGGTCGATAG
- a CDS encoding HNH endonuclease, producing the protein MIIIGDEYKSDNQKKQFYRSKDWESLRLEALERDNYECQECKRQGRVHVDSKKVDGERKLIELNVHHKYEIEQYPKLALMLDNLETLCLACHNKVHGKGFKPSKKKKWDDELW; encoded by the coding sequence GTGATTATTATAGGTGATGAGTATAAATCGGACAATCAAAAGAAACAATTCTATCGCTCAAAGGATTGGGAGTCATTAAGACTTGAAGCATTAGAGCGTGACAACTATGAATGCCAAGAGTGCAAGCGTCAGGGTCGTGTTCATGTGGATAGCAAGAAGGTTGATGGTGAGCGTAAGTTAATCGAGCTGAACGTCCATCATAAGTATGAGATCGAACAGTATCCTAAGCTTGCGTTGATGCTTGATAACCTTGAGACATTGTGTCTGGCGTGTCATAACAAAGTACATGGCAAAGGATTCAAGCCTAGCAAGAAAAAGAAATGGGATGATGAATTGTGGTAG
- a CDS encoding Kiwa anti-phage protein KwaB-like domain-containing protein, with product MDVQALLNSVNESDRDDIEVRLYLSKKINRREFETFRPGIGYDLQIELLEMALTSLGRAVEIEQREYSPIGTIAGTIEFCEADEVSNLTELLNSFEPHEINPEIENGDIKDLNFYCLRVNLPTEDENIYIFRRITKFKKLQHGFMGKFVDGDFEKISSELLGIDNQVDVVIFRGEMLILNHIALERIFSIEDQFFENAEVTLSIVEDSNRITNFDQFREDCLSDGRVVRALTKILKEEDRLEQSFLNFNNMIKAVNIFELDINFNDDNTALIYEDKSQLMDVVRLIRDSFYRSIVNERDGIDEGV from the coding sequence ATGGATGTACAAGCTTTACTTAATTCAGTAAATGAATCTGACAGAGATGACATTGAGGTTAGGCTATACTTGTCAAAAAAAATAAATAGAAGAGAATTTGAAACTTTCCGTCCTGGAATTGGCTATGATCTTCAAATTGAATTACTTGAAATGGCTTTAACTTCTTTAGGTAGAGCAGTTGAGATTGAACAAAGAGAATATAGTCCTATAGGTACTATAGCGGGTACTATTGAATTTTGTGAAGCTGATGAGGTCAGTAATCTTACTGAGCTTTTAAATTCATTTGAGCCGCATGAGATTAATCCTGAAATTGAAAATGGAGATATAAAAGATTTAAATTTTTATTGTTTAAGAGTTAACTTGCCAACAGAAGATGAAAACATCTATATTTTTAGAAGAATTACAAAGTTCAAGAAGTTACAACATGGTTTTATGGGGAAATTTGTAGATGGTGATTTCGAGAAGATTTCGTCCGAATTATTAGGTATCGATAATCAAGTGGATGTGGTTATTTTTAGAGGAGAGATGTTAATTCTAAATCATATTGCACTTGAAAGGATTTTTTCGATTGAAGATCAATTCTTCGAGAACGCAGAGGTAACTTTGAGCATAGTAGAAGATTCTAACAGAATAACTAACTTCGATCAATTCAGAGAAGATTGTTTATCCGATGGTCGAGTGGTAAGAGCACTTACAAAAATCTTAAAAGAGGAGGATAGATTAGAACAAAGCTTTTTAAATTTTAATAATATGATTAAAGCAGTTAATATTTTCGAATTAGATATAAACTTTAATGATGATAACACTGCTTTAATTTATGAAGATAAATCCCAACTTATGGATGTTGTTCGATTAATTAGAGATTCCTTTTATAGGAGTATAGTTAATGAACGAGATGGCATTGATGAAGGGGTTTAA
- a CDS encoding ERCC4 domain-containing protein, translated as MNALSYRFTETEMKKLLKTLVIVVDTREQRNEHILNYFRDKEIPFKLQGMKTGDYGAMIPKNEELGLSRDIYLAGCIERKNGIDEIVGNIKERHRFENELIRAAGKPFVLMIEELDGYKKILNGEYISEYKPQSLLGSLKTFEVRYNFTTYFISPSYSGNYIYHHFYYMAREMMKV; from the coding sequence ATGAACGCTTTGAGTTATCGGTTTACTGAAACAGAAATGAAGAAGCTGCTTAAAACATTGGTAATCGTTGTCGATACGAGGGAACAACGGAATGAACATATTTTGAATTATTTTAGGGATAAAGAGATTCCATTCAAGCTACAAGGAATGAAGACTGGCGACTATGGCGCCATGATACCAAAGAATGAAGAGTTAGGCTTATCAAGAGACATATATCTAGCTGGTTGTATTGAACGAAAAAATGGCATTGATGAAATCGTTGGGAACATTAAAGAGCGCCATAGATTCGAGAATGAATTGATTCGTGCAGCCGGTAAGCCATTTGTTCTGATGATCGAAGAACTAGATGGGTATAAGAAAATCTTAAACGGTGAGTACATCAGTGAATATAAGCCGCAGTCTTTACTTGGTAGCTTAAAGACTTTTGAAGTCAGATATAATTTCACCACTTACTTTATTAGTCCGTCTTACAGTGGGAATTATATCTATCACCATTTTTATTACATGGCACGCGAAATGATGAAAGTATAA